A section of the Chlorocebus sabaeus isolate Y175 chromosome 17, mChlSab1.0.hap1, whole genome shotgun sequence genome encodes:
- the E2F3 gene encoding transcription factor E2F3 isoform X3: protein MPLQQQAKRRLELGESGHQYLSDGLKTPKGKGRAALRSPDSPKKKTRYDTSLGLLTKKFIQLLSQSPDGVLDLNKAAEVLKVQKRRIYDITNVLEGIHLIKKKSKNNVQWMGCSLSEDGGMLAQCQGLSKEVTELSQEEKKLDELIQSCTLDLKLLTEDSENQRLAYVTYQDIRKISGLKDQTVIVVKAPPETRLEVPDSIESLQIHLASTQGPIEVYLCPEETETHSPMKTNNQDHNGNIPKPTSKDLASTNSGHSDCSISMGNLSPLASPANLLQQTEDQIPSNLEGPFVNLLPPLLQEDYLLSLGEEEGISDLFDAYDLEKLPLVEDFMCS from the exons GCAAAGCGAAGGCTGGAGCTAGGAGAAAGTGGTCATCAGTACCTCTCAGATGGTTTAAAAACCCCCAAGGGCAAAGGAAGAGCTGCACTACGAAGTCCAGATAGTCCAAAAA AAAAAACGCGGTATGATACGTCTCTTGGTCTGCTCACCAAGAAGTTCATTCAGCTCCTGAGCCAGTCACCCGATGGGGTCTTGGATTTGAACAAGGCAGCAGAAGTGCTAAAAGTGCAAAAGAGAAGGATTTATGATATCACCAACGTTCTGGAAGGCATCCACCTCATTAAGAAGAAGTCTAAAAACAACGTCCAATGGAT GGGCTGCAGTCTGTCTGAGGATGGGGGCATGCTGGCCCAGTGTCAAGGCCTGTCAAAAGAAGTGACCGAGCTCAGTCAGGAAGAGAAGAAATTAGATGAACTGATCCAAAGCTGCACCCTGGACCTCAAACTGTTAACCGAGGATTCAGAGAATCAAAG GTTAGCTTATGTTACATATCAAGATATTCGAAAAATTAGTGGCCTTAAAGACCAAACTGTTATAGTTGTGAAAGCCCCTCCAGAAACAAGACTTGAAGTGCCTGACTCAATAGAG AGCCTACAAATACATTTGGCAAGTACCCAAGGGCCCATTGAGGTTTATTTATGTCCAGAAGAGACTGAAACACACAGTCCaatgaaaacaaacaaccaaGACCACAATGGGAATATCCCTAAACCCACTTCCAAAG ACTTGGCTTCAACCAACTCAGGACATAGCGATTGCTCAATTTCTATGGGAAACCTTTCTCCTCTGGCCTCCCCAGCCAACCTCTTACAGCAGACTGAGGACCAAATTCCTTCCAACCTAGAAGGGCCGTTTGTGAACTTACTGCCTCCCCTGCTGCAAGAGGACTATCTCCTGAGCCTCGGGGAGGAGGAAGGCATCAGCGATCTCTTTGATGCTTACGATTTGGAAAAGCTCCCACTGGTGGAAGACTTCATGTGTAGTTGA